A single region of the Brassica rapa cultivar Chiifu-401-42 chromosome A03, CAAS_Brap_v3.01, whole genome shotgun sequence genome encodes:
- the LOC117132457 gene encoding uncharacterized protein LOC117132457, which translates to MDTLIMVSIMTLVLFVSSGSARAATLIVSNQMQRRANVPVFVTCQGSIPRMSKPIPLGQVSLIKIPTTSGKNATDDIPPTAEKNDKPARPRVSQRTSCEGTFWGEAQFVPSLRMYRLYDSDTDSAVRFVVAKDDGFYCWNNDKNYWHKCPMIIFI; encoded by the exons ATGGACACTCTTATAATGGTATCGATCATGACCCTAGTGCTCTTTGTTAGCTCTGGATCCGCACGTGCCGCCACTCTTATCGTATCCAACCAGATGCAGAGACGTGCTAATGTTCCCGTCTTCGTGACGTGCCAGGGCTCAATTCCTAGGATGTCTAAACCCATACCTTTGGGTCAA GTCTCGTTGATAAAGATCCCAACCACTAGCGGAAAAAATGCGACTGATGATATCCCACCCACCGCTGAAAAAAACGATAAACCGGCGAGACCTAGAGTGTCGCAGCGGACGTCTTGCGAAGGAACGTTTTGGGGTGAAGCACAATTCGTGCCCTCTTTGAGGATGTACCGTTTGTACGATTCGGACACTGATTCTGCGGTGCGTTTCGTTGTTGCAAAAGATGATGGGTTTTACTGTTGGAACAATGACAAGAATTATTGGCACAAGTGTCCTATGATCATTTTCATCTAA
- the LOC103856543 gene encoding serine carboxypeptidase-like 47 isoform X2: MEAKSFLLHFILFIVIFSHFSHSTSSRILNKPSNCSSSASLVSRNAERLIKSFNLMPDHDVNVIAKGSPDVPRLIESQINFPETIGIRNTIGGPSVQQFGHYGGYYSLTHTKSAKMFYFFFESRTNNTDPVVIWLSGGPGCSSSVALFYENGPFTISDDLSLSWNDFGWDKVSNLIYVDQPVGTGFSYTSDQSDLRHDETGVSNDLYDFLQAFFKEHPKYAKNDFYITGESYAGHYVPALASRVHNGNKNKEGIPINLKGFAIGNGLTNPEIQYGAYGDYALEMKLISESDHESLKQDYVFCQSSIKKCNLNGGEECSYAFVDCNDIFTQIMSKIEGTNFYDLRKKCVGSLCYDFSKMEAFLNQKKVRKALGVGNIDFVSCSTTVYKAMLNDWMVNLADKIPRLLEDGISLLVYAGEFDIICNWLGNSRWVDQLNWSNQKEYGSAKRVPFLVDGKEAGLMKNHGPLTFLKVHDAGHMVPMDQPKASLQMLQTWMQGKLATPTPTGATVRQLF; the protein is encoded by the exons ATGGAAGCGAAATCATTTCTTCTCCATTTTATCCTCTTTATTGTCATTTTCTCTCATTTTTCTCACTCAACTTCCTCAAGGATCCTAAACAAACCCTCAAACTGCTCATCGTCTGCAAGTTTAGTGAGCCGTAATGCGGAGAGGCTGATCAAGTCCTTCAATCTAATGCCTGACCATGACGTCAATGTCATCGCAAAGGGAAGCCCTGATGTTCCCCGACTCATTGAAAGCCAAATCAATTTTCCGGAAACCATCGGTATAAGAAACACTATAGGTGGTCCTTCTGTCCAACAATTCGGCCACTATGGCGGTTACTACAGCCTCACTCATACTAAATCAGCTAA GATGTTCTATTTCTTCTTTGAGTCACGGACCAACAACACCGATCCGGTTGTGATTTGGTTATCTGGTGGACCGGGTTGTAGTAGCAGTGTGGCTCTGTTCTATGAGAACGGTCCGTTCACAATATCGGatgatctctctctttcttggaACGATTTTGGTTGGGACAAG GTATCCAATCTAATATACGTGGACCAACCGGTCGGGACTGGTTTCAGTTACACATCGGACCAAAGCGATCTTCGCCACGACGAGACTGGTGTGAGCAATGATCTCTACGATTTCTTACAG GCCTTTTTCAAAGAACACCCGAAGTATGCAAAAAATGATTTCTATATCACGGGTGAATCATATGCTGGTCACTACGTCCCTGCTTTGGCTTCACGAGTTCACAACGGAAACAAGAATAAGGAAGGGATTCCAATCAACCTTAAG ggttttgcgATTGGTAACGGTTTAACCAACCCGGAGATTCAATATGGTGCATATGGGGATTATGCCCTGGAAATGAAGTTGATCTCTGAGTCTGATCATGAGAGTCTCAAGCAAGACTATGTTTTTTGTCAAAGTTCCATCAAAAAATGCA ACCTTAATGGTGGTGAAGAATGTAGTTATGCTTTCGTAGATTGCAACGACATATTCACCCAGATAATGTCCAAAATAGAAGGCACAAAT ttttatgaCTTAAGGAAAAAGTGTGTTGGAAGCTTGTGCTATGACTTTTCGAAAATGGAAGCATTTTTGAACCAAAAGAAAGTACGCAAAGCTCTAGGAGTTGGAAACATCGACTTTGTGTCGTGTAGTACCACAGTTTATAAAGCAATGCTAAATGATTGGATGGTAAATCTTGCTGACAAGATTCCACGGCTTCTTGAAGATGGAATCAGTCTCCTTGTCTATGCAGGAGAATTCGATATCATATGTAACTGGCTTG GCAACTCCAGGTGGGTTGATCAGCTAAACTGGTCAAACCAGAAGGAGTATGGATCAGCCAAGAGAGTCCCGTTCTTGGTAGATGGGAAGGAAGCTGGGCTAATGAAGAATCACGGTCCTCTCACTTTTCTTAAG GTTCATGATGCTGGACACATGGTTCCTATGGATCAGCCAAAGGCTTCTTTGCAAATGCTTCAGACTTGGATGCAAGGAAAGCTTGCTACTCCTACTCCGACTGGTGCAACAGTTCGTCAGTTATTCTAG
- the LOC103856543 gene encoding serine carboxypeptidase-like 47 isoform X1 produces the protein MEAKSFLLHFILFIVIFSHFSHSTSSRILNKPSNCSSSASLVSRNAERLIKSFNLMPDHDVNVIAKGSPDVPRLIESQINFPETIGIRNTIGGPSVQQFGHYGGYYSLTHTKSAKMFYFFFESRTNNTDPVVIWLSGGPGCSSSVALFYENGPFTISDDLSLSWNDFGWDKVSNLIYVDQPVGTGFSYTSDQSDLRHDETGVSNDLYDFLQAFFKEHPKYAKNDFYITGESYAGHYVPALASRVHNGNKNKEGIPINLKGFAIGNGLTNPEIQYGAYGDYALEMKLISESDHESLKQDYVFCQSSIKKCSNFHKIYLFRIFLDLGLEKNFSSLKSVFFFKSISDLNGGEECSYAFVDCNDIFTQIMSKIEGTNFYDLRKKCVGSLCYDFSKMEAFLNQKKVRKALGVGNIDFVSCSTTVYKAMLNDWMVNLADKIPRLLEDGISLLVYAGEFDIICNWLGNSRWVDQLNWSNQKEYGSAKRVPFLVDGKEAGLMKNHGPLTFLKVHDAGHMVPMDQPKASLQMLQTWMQGKLATPTPTGATVRQLF, from the exons ATGGAAGCGAAATCATTTCTTCTCCATTTTATCCTCTTTATTGTCATTTTCTCTCATTTTTCTCACTCAACTTCCTCAAGGATCCTAAACAAACCCTCAAACTGCTCATCGTCTGCAAGTTTAGTGAGCCGTAATGCGGAGAGGCTGATCAAGTCCTTCAATCTAATGCCTGACCATGACGTCAATGTCATCGCAAAGGGAAGCCCTGATGTTCCCCGACTCATTGAAAGCCAAATCAATTTTCCGGAAACCATCGGTATAAGAAACACTATAGGTGGTCCTTCTGTCCAACAATTCGGCCACTATGGCGGTTACTACAGCCTCACTCATACTAAATCAGCTAA GATGTTCTATTTCTTCTTTGAGTCACGGACCAACAACACCGATCCGGTTGTGATTTGGTTATCTGGTGGACCGGGTTGTAGTAGCAGTGTGGCTCTGTTCTATGAGAACGGTCCGTTCACAATATCGGatgatctctctctttcttggaACGATTTTGGTTGGGACAAG GTATCCAATCTAATATACGTGGACCAACCGGTCGGGACTGGTTTCAGTTACACATCGGACCAAAGCGATCTTCGCCACGACGAGACTGGTGTGAGCAATGATCTCTACGATTTCTTACAG GCCTTTTTCAAAGAACACCCGAAGTATGCAAAAAATGATTTCTATATCACGGGTGAATCATATGCTGGTCACTACGTCCCTGCTTTGGCTTCACGAGTTCACAACGGAAACAAGAATAAGGAAGGGATTCCAATCAACCTTAAG ggttttgcgATTGGTAACGGTTTAACCAACCCGGAGATTCAATATGGTGCATATGGGGATTATGCCCTGGAAATGAAGTTGATCTCTGAGTCTGATCATGAGAGTCTCAAGCAAGACTATGTTTTTTGTCAAAGTTCCATCAAAAAATGCAGTAACTTCCATAAAATCTATTTGTTTcgaatatttttggatttgggtttggaAAAAAACTTTTCGAGTctaaaatctgtttttttttttaaatcaatttcAGACCTTAATGGTGGTGAAGAATGTAGTTATGCTTTCGTAGATTGCAACGACATATTCACCCAGATAATGTCCAAAATAGAAGGCACAAAT ttttatgaCTTAAGGAAAAAGTGTGTTGGAAGCTTGTGCTATGACTTTTCGAAAATGGAAGCATTTTTGAACCAAAAGAAAGTACGCAAAGCTCTAGGAGTTGGAAACATCGACTTTGTGTCGTGTAGTACCACAGTTTATAAAGCAATGCTAAATGATTGGATGGTAAATCTTGCTGACAAGATTCCACGGCTTCTTGAAGATGGAATCAGTCTCCTTGTCTATGCAGGAGAATTCGATATCATATGTAACTGGCTTG GCAACTCCAGGTGGGTTGATCAGCTAAACTGGTCAAACCAGAAGGAGTATGGATCAGCCAAGAGAGTCCCGTTCTTGGTAGATGGGAAGGAAGCTGGGCTAATGAAGAATCACGGTCCTCTCACTTTTCTTAAG GTTCATGATGCTGGACACATGGTTCCTATGGATCAGCCAAAGGCTTCTTTGCAAATGCTTCAGACTTGGATGCAAGGAAAGCTTGCTACTCCTACTCCGACTGGTGCAACAGTTCGTCAGTTATTCTAG
- the LOC103856544 gene encoding heavy metal-associated isoprenylated plant protein 3, which produces MSKNNNKRDGSGEKKTASITVVLKVDMHCDGCASKLVKSVRAIQGVETVKAESETGKVTVTGDVDPAKLREQLEVKIKKKVELVSPQPNKEKDNNKDSKDKNKEKKSKEKKPKEAPVTTAVLKVDFHRERCIEKIQKTVSKTKGVSGFSIDHEKQLVTVKGTMDVKKLVRSLTEKLKRSVEIVATAKNGNAKEKQYVAAQPAHGSAYFPGEDGDTIEYLAPQIFSDDNPNACVVM; this is translated from the exons ATGAGTAAG aacaacaacaaaagagaTGGCAGCGGTGAGAAGAAGACGGCGTCTATCACCGTCGTTTTGAAGGTCGACATGCATTGCGATGGTTGCGCTTCAAAACTCGTTAAATCCGTTCGTGCTATCCAAG GCGTTGAGACGGTGAAAGCAGAGTCAGAGACTGGTAAAGTAACGGTGACCGGAGATGTAGATCCGGCTAAACTCCGGGAGCAACTTGAAGTGAAGATAAAGAAGAAAGTCGAGTTGGTTTCTCCTCAGCCCAATAAGGAGAAAGACAACAACAAGGACAGTAAGGAcaagaacaaagaaaagaagTCAAAGGAGAAGAAACCTAAAGAG GCTCCGGTTACAACGGCGGTACTGAAGGTGGACTTCCACCGTGAACGGTGTATTGAGAAGATTCAAAAGACTGTCTCTAAAACCAAAG GTGTGAGTGGCTTCTCAATAGATCACGAGAAGCAGTTGGTGACGGTTAAAGGAACAATGGACGTGAAAAAGCTCGTCAGGAGTTTGACTGAGAAGCTAAAACGTAGCGTGGAGATTGTGGCGACGGCCAAGAATGGTAACGCAAAAGAGAAACAGTACGTGGCGGCTCAGCCTGCTCACGGGTCTGCGTATTTTCCGGGTGAGGATGGAGATACGATTGAATACTTAGCACCTCAGATTTTCAGCGATGATAATCCGAATGCTTGCGTCGTTATGTGA